Genomic segment of Iocasia fonsfrigidae:
CAGTGAAGTATCCTTAACTTCGATAAGAAAAGGGCCTGGGTTACCTGGGGCAATAATTTCAATCTCTGAGCCATCACTTAACCCCATATCAGATAGATGCTGAACAAAGCCCCTGCCATATTCTTTGGTATAAACAACCCGGGCCCTTTCACCCTGCTTGAGTTTTACTAATGGTATTACACCAATTTGACTGATCATTAATAACCCCTCCAATTTTTGAATCCTTATTAATTTATTAGTCCAGTTTAAAGCTGAACTGTCTCCTGCTCAATATCTCCTGCAAACTCATTACCAACCCCATCTTGCTTAATAAAACCCATTAGTACCATAGTAATTATTGCTAAGATGTAAAATGAAATCATAGCCTGTAAACCACTGAGTCCTAATAAATTACCACCACTAAAAATAAGAATTGAAATGAATGAACCCAGGATAATCGGATAAAAACCAGCAAATAACATCCACTTAGTACTACCACTTTCTAAACGTACAGCCATTAAGGTAGGTATACAAGGGGGATACATAGCCATAAACAACATTATGGCCAGAGCGTGTAATGGTGTCCAACCCTGTTCCTGCTCAGACATCTTTTCTTCCAGGCTTTCCCCTTGATCTGACTTATAAATACTCCCCAGGGTAGCTACACTACTCTCTTTAGCAGCAAATGAACTAATTAAAGCCATATTTACCCGCCAGTTAAATCCAGCATAT
This window contains:
- a CDS encoding FeoA family protein; this translates as MISQIGVIPLVKLKQGERARVVYTKEYGRGFVQHLSDMGLSDGSEIEIIAPGNPGPFLIEVKDTSLAIGQGIAKRILVEKTYKGGYICLWLKIKQ